The proteins below come from a single Tribolium castaneum strain GA2 chromosome 9, icTriCast1.1, whole genome shotgun sequence genomic window:
- the tho2 gene encoding THO complex subunit 2 isoform X2 gives MAGVVSNDVWKSWEKSGKTEFVKTCMQLLKDDTKSPVFDKNGRVSSLITNINMLIDKGLKGQLKVEAVVSTLQELVSLHPDVPSVILDVLSITDSSCIPDSSNDDSKERNNLCFIIKECEKLLSDQLLKERLEIDTLQEVGILKNKTFYSKFIKVKTKLYYKQRKFNLFREECEGFAKLQTELNQEFGENTSHEDVLDIVQSLIGCFNLDPNRVLDIILESFENKPKDARIFVPLICSYMKDPKIVSEVLASKFTFLRSSETNVPRSLYVLTAQLLQHNIISLDDIYLWLTPEDKIMFKECDKAMKDAKEYVRKLQVISINNKEKEETPEEPENLMEKFNANQKLGLCEALLSVGDWNNAKNLINRLPDHYALSFQPIALALCKLLHYIVEPVYREFCKLGPKIKGKPIPRHENPLSPKQATSFLELRDHAIPMLITLGASLRFDPVLMYKVIRISKAALNSYGVESSKSPCPSGDTLYYDILTLLDTTILSSLSYMDCNCCIAEEVWTVLKLYPYQNRYCLYSRWKNETYSLYPDLLRKRGDSEKQIKNIMKRVSKENIKPVGRLIGKLTHCSPGFLFDYILLQIQVYSNLIHPVVDSLKYLTSLSYDVLGFCLVECLANADKKRVKHDSTSISSWLQSLSSFCGAVYKKYIIELTGLLQYVANQLKAQKSLDLLILKEIVQKMAGVEAAEDLTMEQVNAMAGGELLKAEAGYLSQVRNTKKSSLRLKEAMSEHNLAVALCLLMAQQNYCVVYRETQKNHLKLVGKLADQCQDTLVQFGTFLGSSLSVDEYVNKLPSIQSMLLDYHIPNEVAFFLARPMFNHAINIKYDQLRKSDPNYKKLSTNVKNQKYFEAVNEVMEPVHKSIIPLHPPKIWEDISPQFLSTFWSLTMYDLYVPDETYQQVVNKTRQQSLATIESSNNKGKKEQERYLTLVEKLQDEKKKQHEHVEKVMYRLKQEKDSWFLSRSAKSAKNETITRFLQLCLFPRCTFTSIDAVYCAKFVHVIHMLKTPNFSTLLCYDRLFCDVTYSITSCTENEAMRYGRFLYAMLETVMRWHKSKELFEKECANYPGFVTKYRLNNQHADNLDNVGYENYRHVCHKWHYKLAKAMVTCLDSKDYVQIRNSLIILIKIIPFFPVLQKVGQFIEKRIEKVRDEEKNNRQDLFTLSSSYLGLLKQRIMSGHMVKESDFHILVEKEKVVRSHEAKSEAGSSKHNGEVKEEMKDKSEKKIKAEDLKVVSRTSQGSQSSGDYNAWERPEPREKHRREEKRDDFEKEREREKRRERKEEKLAKQEERQYREERYSEISPKDEMRYSSDRQVERYYDERGSHYYREVRDEREIGLSGSNNGSSSMGRHSQEPETDREVKRRKMDGSSLKSSKHEERKLQQLDYMLEKTDKKERSGKAKEKREKLSDEEKELRKERKLGRKRDRTEEALQVEMKRRREEEKAAKLSHQNGEIMEPVHQREKHHRSRDLSPYPRERSHDDRLEMREKHRRSAENKRR, from the exons ATGGCAGGTGTTGTTAGTAACGATGTTTGGAAAAGTTGGGAAAAATCGGGAAAAACAGAGTT TGTTAAAACATGCATGCAGTTGTTGAAAGATGACACCAAGTCCccggtttttgacaaaaatgggAGAGTCTCAAGTCTCATAACCAACATAAATATGTTGATTGACAAAGGACTCAAAGGGCAGTTGAAAGTGGAGGCTGTTGTTTCAACGCTCCAGGAGCTTGTT TCTTTACATCCTGATGTTCCTTCGGTAATTTTAGACGTTTTAAGTATCACAGACTCTTCTTGCATACCTGATAGCAGTAACGACGATTCAAAAGAAAGGaacaatttgtgttttatcaTAAAAGAATGTGAAAAG TTGCTTTCAGACCAATTGTTGAAGGAACGGTTAGAAATAGACACGCTACAAGAAGTTGGCATCTTGAAAaacaaaacgttttattcAAAGTTTATTAAAGTGAAGACAAAACTATA ctaCAAACAGCgcaaatttaacttatttcgCGAGGAATGTGAGGGTTTCGCAAAATTACAAACGGAATTGAACCAAGAGTTTGGCGAAAATACCAGTCATGAGGACGTCCTAGACATAGTTCAATCATTAATTGGTTGCTTCAACCTCGACCCAAACCGAGTCCTTGATATAATTCTGGAGAGTTTTGAGAATAAACCAAAAGACGCGCGAATTTTCGTCCCTCTAATATGCTCGTATATGAAAGACCCGAAAATCGTGAGTGAAGTTCTAGCATCGAAATTCACTTTTTTGCGAAGTAGCGAAACAAATGTTCCTCGATCTCTATACGTATTAACGGCGCAGTTGTTACAACATAACATTATATCACTGGACGACATTTATCTTTGG TTAACACCTGAGGATAAAATCATGTTTAAAGAGTGTGATAAAGCGATGAAAGATGCAAAAGAATACGTGCGTAAGCTACAAGTGATCTCGATAAATAATAAGGAGAAGGAAGAAACGCCCGAAGAGCCGGAAAATCTCATGGAAAAATTTAACGCGAACCAAAAGTTGGGGCTTTGCGAGGCGTTGCTTTCAGTCGGTGATTGGAACAATgcgaaaaatttgataaatcgTCTGCCTGATCACTACGCACTGTCATTCCAACCGATCGCGTTAGCACTGTGCAAATTGTTGCATTACATCGTTGAACCTGTTTATAGAGA ATTTTGTAAGTTGGGACCAAAAATCAAGGGAAAACCTATCCCGCGCCATGAAAATCCCCTCAGCCCGAAACAAGCAACCTCATTTTTGGAACTTCGAGATCATGCCATTCCTATGTTGATTACTTTAGGAGCTTCGCTCCGTTTTGATCCCGTTTTGATGTACAAAGTGATAAGAATTTCCAAAGCGGCGTTAAATTCCTATGGAGTAGAGTCGTCAAAATCGCCTTGTCCGTCTGGTGATACGTTATATTACGATATTTTGACTTTGTTGGACACGACAATACTGTCGTCACTCTCGTACATGGATTGCAATTGTTGCATCGCAGAGGAAGTGTGGACGGTCCTCAAACTCTACCCATATCAGAATAGGTACTGTCTTTACAGCCGGTGGAAAAACGAGACGTATTCTTTATACCCCGACTTGTTACGAAAGCGCGGAGATTccgaaaaacaaatcaaaaatatcaTGAAACGAGTCAGTAAGGAAAACATCAAACCTGTAGGCCGCCTCATTGGCAAACTCACCCACTGTTCACCGGGATTTCTGTTCGATTACATTTTACTCCAAATTCAAGTTTATAGCAATTTGATTCACCCAGTGGTCGACTCTTTGAAATATCTGACGAGTTTATCGTACGATGTTTTGGGCTTTTGCCTCGTTGAATGTCTAGCGAACGCCGACAAGAAACGGGTAAAACATGATAGCACTTCGATCTCTTCGTGGCTACAAAGTCTCTCGAGTTTTTGTGGCgctgtttacaaaaaatacatcatAGAATTGACCGGGCTTTTGCAGTATGTGGCCAACCAACTTAAAGCGCAAAAAAG TTTGGATTTgctgattttgaaagaaatcgTCCAGAAAATGGCAGGTGTTGAAGCCGCCGAAGACTTGACCATGGAGCAAGTGAACGCAATGGCAGGGGGCGAACTTCTGAAAGCCGAGGCCGGTTATTTGAGTCAAGTTCGCAACACTAAAAAATCATCACTGCGGCTTAAGGAAGCAATGTCTGAGCATAATCTAGCTGTGGCTTTGTGTTTACTGATGGCCCAGCAAAATTATTGTGTTGTCTATCGGGAAACGCAGAAGAATCATTTGAAATTGGTCGGGAAATTGGCCGATCAATGTCAGGACACTTTGGTCCAGTTTGGGACGTTTCTCGGCTCTTCTCTTTCAGTTGATGAGTATGTGAATAAATTGCCAAGTATCCAGAGTATGCTCCTCGATTATCATATTCCAAACGAAGTTGCCTTCTTCCTGGCCAGGCCCATGTTCAACCATGCCATAAAT ATAAAGTACGATCAGTTGCGTAAATCTGACCCTAACTACAAGAAACTCTCAACGAACGTAAAAAACCAGAAATATTTCGAAGCGGTGAACGAAGTGATGGAACCGGTCCACAAATCTATAATTCCGCTCCACCCCCCGAAAATCTGGGAGGACATTTCGCCccaatttttatcaacctttTGGTCTTTAACAATGTATGATCTTTACGTACCTGACGAAACGTACCAACAAGTCGTGAATAAAACGCGCCAACAATCGTTGGCAACGATAGAATCGAGTAACAACAAAGGTAAAAAAGAGCAAGAACGTTACTTGACCCTAGTCGAGAAACTGCAAGACGAGAAGAAGAAACAACACGAACACGTGGAGAAAGTAATGTATAGGTTGAAGCAAGAGAAGGACAGTTGGTTCCTGTCAAGATCGGCAAAATCGGCCAAAAACGAAACAATAACCCGGTTTTTGCAGTTGTGTTTGTTCCCTAGATGCACTTTCACGTCGATCGATGCCGTGTATTGCGCTAAGTTCGTCCACGTGATTCACATGCTGAAAACGCCGAATTTTTCGACGCTTTTGTGCTACGACAGG CTCTTTTGCGACGTCACATATTCCATTACTTCGTGTACCGAAAATGAGGCGATGCGTTATGGGCGATTTCTGTACGCAATGCTCGAGACTGTAATGCGGTGGCACAAGTCGAAAGAGTTGTTTGAGAAAGAATGTGCCAATTATCCAGGTTTTGTTACTAAATATCGTCTAAATAACCAACATGCCGACAATTTGGATAATGTCGGTTATGAGAATTACAGGCATGTTTGTCATAAATGGCACTATAAACTAGCAAAGGCTATGGTCACGTGCTTGGACTCGAAAGATTACGTACAAATCAGGAACTCGTTAATTATCCTAATTAAGATCATTCCATTTTTCCCCGTGTTGCAAAAGGTGGGgcaatttattgaaaaacggATCGAAAAAGTGCGAGATGAGGAGAAGAACAATCGACAGGATTTGTTCACGTTGTCTAGTAGTTACTTGGGGTTGTTGAAACAGAGGATTATGAGCGGGCATATGGTGAAAGAGAGCGATTTCCATATTTTGGTGGAGAAAGAGAAG GTTGTGAGAAGTCATGAAGCTAAAAGTGAGGCAGGTTCTAGCAAACATAACGGCGAAGTTAAAG AAGAGATGAAGGACAAAAgcgagaaaaaaatcaaagcggAGGACCTTAAAGTCGTTTCACGAACGTCGCAAGGTTCCCAAAGCTCTGGCGATTATAACGC gtGGGAACGCCCCGAACCGAGGGAAAAACACAGAAGGGAGGAGAAACGTGACGATTTTGAGAAAGAACGCGAAAGAGAGAAACGTAGAGAGCGTAAAGAGGAGAAATTGGCGAAACAGGAAGAACGACAGTATCGA GAGGAGCGCTATTCTGAAATCAGTCCGAAAGATGAAATGCGGTATTCAAGCGACAGACAAGTGGAACGATACTATGACGAAAGAGGCAGTCACTACTATCGAGAAGTGCGAGATGAACGCGAAATCGGGTTAAGTGGTAGCAATAATGGGTCAAGTAGTATGGGAAGGCATAGTCAAGAGCCCGAGACCGATAGAG aagttaaaagaagaaaaatggATGGTTCTTCTTTGAAG AGTTCGAAACACGAAGAGAGGAAACTACAACAACTCGATTACATGTTAGAGAAAACGGACAAAAAAGAAAGGTCGGGCAAAGCGAAAGAGAAGAGGGAAAAGTTGAGCGACGAGGAAAAAGAGTTGAGGAAAGAACGGAAGTTGGGAAGGAAAAGG GATCGGACCGAAGAAGCGCTCCAAGTTGAAATGAAGAGGCGaagagaagaagaaaaag CGGCGAAACTTTCACACCAAAATGGAGAAATCATGGAACCCGTCCACCAAAGAGAAAAACATCATCGCTCGAGA GACTTGTCACCATATCCACGAGAGAGGTCGCACGATGACCGACTCGAAATGAGGGAAAAACA CAGAAGAAGTGCCGAAAATAAAAGGAGATGA
- the LOC103312815 gene encoding zinc finger protein 264 isoform X1: MQALQDFVCSECKTEFHAAAALLQHFALHASNCLINSMDKGKPTTLKKLPDLYPIHFKKKPDSDVESDSGIEDVNPIKFCLVTMVEEAEPEKIRKYQCKYCSKKFGWPTDLKRHILIHTGERPFKCQCCDSTFTRNFLLKKHQRKCHGPGDIPDLKPIKSRKQEKSKIKRVMAEDM; encoded by the exons ATGCAGGCTTTGCAAG ATTTCGTATGTTCAGAATGTAAAACCGAATTTCATGCAGCCGCCGCGTTGCTCCAACATTTCGCTTTGCACGCCTCCAACTGCCTTATCAATTCAATGGACAAAGGAAAGCCAACGACCTTAAAAAAACTCCCAGATCTCTACCCCATCCACTTTAAGAAGAAACCCGATTCGGACGTCGAAAGCGACTCAGGAATTGAAGACGTCAACCCAATTAAATTCTGCTTGGTCACAATGGTCGAAGAGGCAGAGCCTGAGAAAATCAGGAAGTACCAGTGCAAATACTGCTCGAAAAAATTCGGGTGGCCAACTGACTTAAAACGCCATATCTTGATACATACGGGCGAAAGGCCCTTCAAATGCCAATGTTGTGATTCCACGTTTACCAGAAATTTTCTACTTAAAAAGCACCAAAGAAAGTGTCATGGGCCAGGTGATATTCCCGACTTGAAGCCGATCAAGTCCAGGAAGCAGGAGAAGAGTAAGATTAAGAGAGTTATGGCGGAGGATATGTAA
- the LOC103312815 gene encoding zinc finger and BTB domain-containing protein 49 isoform X2 — translation MQALQAAALLQHFALHASNCLINSMDKGKPTTLKKLPDLYPIHFKKKPDSDVESDSGIEDVNPIKFCLVTMVEEAEPEKIRKYQCKYCSKKFGWPTDLKRHILIHTGERPFKCQCCDSTFTRNFLLKKHQRKCHGPGDIPDLKPIKSRKQEKSKIKRVMAEDM, via the exons ATGCAGGCTTTGCAAG CCGCCGCGTTGCTCCAACATTTCGCTTTGCACGCCTCCAACTGCCTTATCAATTCAATGGACAAAGGAAAGCCAACGACCTTAAAAAAACTCCCAGATCTCTACCCCATCCACTTTAAGAAGAAACCCGATTCGGACGTCGAAAGCGACTCAGGAATTGAAGACGTCAACCCAATTAAATTCTGCTTGGTCACAATGGTCGAAGAGGCAGAGCCTGAGAAAATCAGGAAGTACCAGTGCAAATACTGCTCGAAAAAATTCGGGTGGCCAACTGACTTAAAACGCCATATCTTGATACATACGGGCGAAAGGCCCTTCAAATGCCAATGTTGTGATTCCACGTTTACCAGAAATTTTCTACTTAAAAAGCACCAAAGAAAGTGTCATGGGCCAGGTGATATTCCCGACTTGAAGCCGATCAAGTCCAGGAAGCAGGAGAAGAGTAAGATTAAGAGAGTTATGGCGGAGGATATGTAA
- the tho2 gene encoding THO complex subunit 2 isoform X1: protein MAGVVSNDVWKSWEKSGKTEFVKTCMQLLKDDTKSPVFDKNGRVSSLITNINMLIDKGLKGQLKVEAVVSTLQELSLHPDVPSVILDVLSITDSSCIPDSSNDDSKERNNLCFIIKECEKLLSDQLLKERLEIDTLQEVGILKNKTFYSKFIKVKTKLYYKQRKFNLFREECEGFAKLQTELNQEFGENTSHEDVLDIVQSLIGCFNLDPNRVLDIILESFENKPKDARIFVPLICSYMKDPKIVSEVLASKFTFLRSSETNVPRSLYVLTAQLLQHNIISLDDIYLWLTPEDKIMFKECDKAMKDAKEYVRKLQVISINNKEKEETPEEPENLMEKFNANQKLGLCEALLSVGDWNNAKNLINRLPDHYALSFQPIALALCKLLHYIVEPVYREFCKLGPKIKGKPIPRHENPLSPKQATSFLELRDHAIPMLITLGASLRFDPVLMYKVIRISKAALNSYGVESSKSPCPSGDTLYYDILTLLDTTILSSLSYMDCNCCIAEEVWTVLKLYPYQNRYCLYSRWKNETYSLYPDLLRKRGDSEKQIKNIMKRVSKENIKPVGRLIGKLTHCSPGFLFDYILLQIQVYSNLIHPVVDSLKYLTSLSYDVLGFCLVECLANADKKRVKHDSTSISSWLQSLSSFCGAVYKKYIIELTGLLQYVANQLKAQKSLDLLILKEIVQKMAGVEAAEDLTMEQVNAMAGGELLKAEAGYLSQVRNTKKSSLRLKEAMSEHNLAVALCLLMAQQNYCVVYRETQKNHLKLVGKLADQCQDTLVQFGTFLGSSLSVDEYVNKLPSIQSMLLDYHIPNEVAFFLARPMFNHAINIKYDQLRKSDPNYKKLSTNVKNQKYFEAVNEVMEPVHKSIIPLHPPKIWEDISPQFLSTFWSLTMYDLYVPDETYQQVVNKTRQQSLATIESSNNKGKKEQERYLTLVEKLQDEKKKQHEHVEKVMYRLKQEKDSWFLSRSAKSAKNETITRFLQLCLFPRCTFTSIDAVYCAKFVHVIHMLKTPNFSTLLCYDRLFCDVTYSITSCTENEAMRYGRFLYAMLETVMRWHKSKELFEKECANYPGFVTKYRLNNQHADNLDNVGYENYRHVCHKWHYKLAKAMVTCLDSKDYVQIRNSLIILIKIIPFFPVLQKVGQFIEKRIEKVRDEEKNNRQDLFTLSSSYLGLLKQRIMSGHMVKESDFHILVEKEKVVRSHEAKSEAGSSKHNGEVKEEMKDKSEKKIKAEDLKVVSRTSQGSQSSGDYNAWERPEPREKHRREEKRDDFEKEREREKRRERKEEKLAKQEERQYREERYSEISPKDEMRYSSDRQVERYYDERGSHYYREVRDEREIGLSGSNNGSSSMGRHSQEPETDREVKRRKMDGSSLKSSKHEERKLQQLDYMLEKTDKKERSGKAKEKREKLSDEEKELRKERKLGRKRDRTEEALQVEMKRRREEEKAAKLSHQNGEIMEPVHQREKHHRSRDLSPYPRERSHDDRLEMREKHRRSAENKRR from the exons ATGGCAGGTGTTGTTAGTAACGATGTTTGGAAAAGTTGGGAAAAATCGGGAAAAACAGAGTT TGTTAAAACATGCATGCAGTTGTTGAAAGATGACACCAAGTCCccggtttttgacaaaaatgggAGAGTCTCAAGTCTCATAACCAACATAAATATGTTGATTGACAAAGGACTCAAAGGGCAGTTGAAAGTGGAGGCTGTTGTTTCAACGCTCCAGGAGCTT TCTTTACATCCTGATGTTCCTTCGGTAATTTTAGACGTTTTAAGTATCACAGACTCTTCTTGCATACCTGATAGCAGTAACGACGATTCAAAAGAAAGGaacaatttgtgttttatcaTAAAAGAATGTGAAAAG TTGCTTTCAGACCAATTGTTGAAGGAACGGTTAGAAATAGACACGCTACAAGAAGTTGGCATCTTGAAAaacaaaacgttttattcAAAGTTTATTAAAGTGAAGACAAAACTATA ctaCAAACAGCgcaaatttaacttatttcgCGAGGAATGTGAGGGTTTCGCAAAATTACAAACGGAATTGAACCAAGAGTTTGGCGAAAATACCAGTCATGAGGACGTCCTAGACATAGTTCAATCATTAATTGGTTGCTTCAACCTCGACCCAAACCGAGTCCTTGATATAATTCTGGAGAGTTTTGAGAATAAACCAAAAGACGCGCGAATTTTCGTCCCTCTAATATGCTCGTATATGAAAGACCCGAAAATCGTGAGTGAAGTTCTAGCATCGAAATTCACTTTTTTGCGAAGTAGCGAAACAAATGTTCCTCGATCTCTATACGTATTAACGGCGCAGTTGTTACAACATAACATTATATCACTGGACGACATTTATCTTTGG TTAACACCTGAGGATAAAATCATGTTTAAAGAGTGTGATAAAGCGATGAAAGATGCAAAAGAATACGTGCGTAAGCTACAAGTGATCTCGATAAATAATAAGGAGAAGGAAGAAACGCCCGAAGAGCCGGAAAATCTCATGGAAAAATTTAACGCGAACCAAAAGTTGGGGCTTTGCGAGGCGTTGCTTTCAGTCGGTGATTGGAACAATgcgaaaaatttgataaatcgTCTGCCTGATCACTACGCACTGTCATTCCAACCGATCGCGTTAGCACTGTGCAAATTGTTGCATTACATCGTTGAACCTGTTTATAGAGA ATTTTGTAAGTTGGGACCAAAAATCAAGGGAAAACCTATCCCGCGCCATGAAAATCCCCTCAGCCCGAAACAAGCAACCTCATTTTTGGAACTTCGAGATCATGCCATTCCTATGTTGATTACTTTAGGAGCTTCGCTCCGTTTTGATCCCGTTTTGATGTACAAAGTGATAAGAATTTCCAAAGCGGCGTTAAATTCCTATGGAGTAGAGTCGTCAAAATCGCCTTGTCCGTCTGGTGATACGTTATATTACGATATTTTGACTTTGTTGGACACGACAATACTGTCGTCACTCTCGTACATGGATTGCAATTGTTGCATCGCAGAGGAAGTGTGGACGGTCCTCAAACTCTACCCATATCAGAATAGGTACTGTCTTTACAGCCGGTGGAAAAACGAGACGTATTCTTTATACCCCGACTTGTTACGAAAGCGCGGAGATTccgaaaaacaaatcaaaaatatcaTGAAACGAGTCAGTAAGGAAAACATCAAACCTGTAGGCCGCCTCATTGGCAAACTCACCCACTGTTCACCGGGATTTCTGTTCGATTACATTTTACTCCAAATTCAAGTTTATAGCAATTTGATTCACCCAGTGGTCGACTCTTTGAAATATCTGACGAGTTTATCGTACGATGTTTTGGGCTTTTGCCTCGTTGAATGTCTAGCGAACGCCGACAAGAAACGGGTAAAACATGATAGCACTTCGATCTCTTCGTGGCTACAAAGTCTCTCGAGTTTTTGTGGCgctgtttacaaaaaatacatcatAGAATTGACCGGGCTTTTGCAGTATGTGGCCAACCAACTTAAAGCGCAAAAAAG TTTGGATTTgctgattttgaaagaaatcgTCCAGAAAATGGCAGGTGTTGAAGCCGCCGAAGACTTGACCATGGAGCAAGTGAACGCAATGGCAGGGGGCGAACTTCTGAAAGCCGAGGCCGGTTATTTGAGTCAAGTTCGCAACACTAAAAAATCATCACTGCGGCTTAAGGAAGCAATGTCTGAGCATAATCTAGCTGTGGCTTTGTGTTTACTGATGGCCCAGCAAAATTATTGTGTTGTCTATCGGGAAACGCAGAAGAATCATTTGAAATTGGTCGGGAAATTGGCCGATCAATGTCAGGACACTTTGGTCCAGTTTGGGACGTTTCTCGGCTCTTCTCTTTCAGTTGATGAGTATGTGAATAAATTGCCAAGTATCCAGAGTATGCTCCTCGATTATCATATTCCAAACGAAGTTGCCTTCTTCCTGGCCAGGCCCATGTTCAACCATGCCATAAAT ATAAAGTACGATCAGTTGCGTAAATCTGACCCTAACTACAAGAAACTCTCAACGAACGTAAAAAACCAGAAATATTTCGAAGCGGTGAACGAAGTGATGGAACCGGTCCACAAATCTATAATTCCGCTCCACCCCCCGAAAATCTGGGAGGACATTTCGCCccaatttttatcaacctttTGGTCTTTAACAATGTATGATCTTTACGTACCTGACGAAACGTACCAACAAGTCGTGAATAAAACGCGCCAACAATCGTTGGCAACGATAGAATCGAGTAACAACAAAGGTAAAAAAGAGCAAGAACGTTACTTGACCCTAGTCGAGAAACTGCAAGACGAGAAGAAGAAACAACACGAACACGTGGAGAAAGTAATGTATAGGTTGAAGCAAGAGAAGGACAGTTGGTTCCTGTCAAGATCGGCAAAATCGGCCAAAAACGAAACAATAACCCGGTTTTTGCAGTTGTGTTTGTTCCCTAGATGCACTTTCACGTCGATCGATGCCGTGTATTGCGCTAAGTTCGTCCACGTGATTCACATGCTGAAAACGCCGAATTTTTCGACGCTTTTGTGCTACGACAGG CTCTTTTGCGACGTCACATATTCCATTACTTCGTGTACCGAAAATGAGGCGATGCGTTATGGGCGATTTCTGTACGCAATGCTCGAGACTGTAATGCGGTGGCACAAGTCGAAAGAGTTGTTTGAGAAAGAATGTGCCAATTATCCAGGTTTTGTTACTAAATATCGTCTAAATAACCAACATGCCGACAATTTGGATAATGTCGGTTATGAGAATTACAGGCATGTTTGTCATAAATGGCACTATAAACTAGCAAAGGCTATGGTCACGTGCTTGGACTCGAAAGATTACGTACAAATCAGGAACTCGTTAATTATCCTAATTAAGATCATTCCATTTTTCCCCGTGTTGCAAAAGGTGGGgcaatttattgaaaaacggATCGAAAAAGTGCGAGATGAGGAGAAGAACAATCGACAGGATTTGTTCACGTTGTCTAGTAGTTACTTGGGGTTGTTGAAACAGAGGATTATGAGCGGGCATATGGTGAAAGAGAGCGATTTCCATATTTTGGTGGAGAAAGAGAAG GTTGTGAGAAGTCATGAAGCTAAAAGTGAGGCAGGTTCTAGCAAACATAACGGCGAAGTTAAAG AAGAGATGAAGGACAAAAgcgagaaaaaaatcaaagcggAGGACCTTAAAGTCGTTTCACGAACGTCGCAAGGTTCCCAAAGCTCTGGCGATTATAACGC gtGGGAACGCCCCGAACCGAGGGAAAAACACAGAAGGGAGGAGAAACGTGACGATTTTGAGAAAGAACGCGAAAGAGAGAAACGTAGAGAGCGTAAAGAGGAGAAATTGGCGAAACAGGAAGAACGACAGTATCGA GAGGAGCGCTATTCTGAAATCAGTCCGAAAGATGAAATGCGGTATTCAAGCGACAGACAAGTGGAACGATACTATGACGAAAGAGGCAGTCACTACTATCGAGAAGTGCGAGATGAACGCGAAATCGGGTTAAGTGGTAGCAATAATGGGTCAAGTAGTATGGGAAGGCATAGTCAAGAGCCCGAGACCGATAGAG aagttaaaagaagaaaaatggATGGTTCTTCTTTGAAG AGTTCGAAACACGAAGAGAGGAAACTACAACAACTCGATTACATGTTAGAGAAAACGGACAAAAAAGAAAGGTCGGGCAAAGCGAAAGAGAAGAGGGAAAAGTTGAGCGACGAGGAAAAAGAGTTGAGGAAAGAACGGAAGTTGGGAAGGAAAAGG GATCGGACCGAAGAAGCGCTCCAAGTTGAAATGAAGAGGCGaagagaagaagaaaaag CGGCGAAACTTTCACACCAAAATGGAGAAATCATGGAACCCGTCCACCAAAGAGAAAAACATCATCGCTCGAGA GACTTGTCACCATATCCACGAGAGAGGTCGCACGATGACCGACTCGAAATGAGGGAAAAACA CAGAAGAAGTGCCGAAAATAAAAGGAGATGA